ACTGGTGTAAAGgcaaatatttgttttgttgaCATTCGAAGTACCTGAGGGATTTCAATGGTTACTGCAgatgaccattcatcttatttaaaaaattatgcaattatcatttattttattatgacttgatttatcttcaaatgttctttaagcgtgacttgattttttatatccgtataaaaattttgaataagacgaatgatcaaacatttgtCAAAAAGTTAAagacgtcatatattaaaaaatggaggtagtagtatttagtaattgCTGATCATCACCTCAGATAAAATGGAACCAAAACGTCTCAaatcatttgtatatatatgcattaccTTTCCAGACAGAATGTGCTGTGTATATAACTAGACGTATTCTACACACAAATCCCCAAAAGCATGCAATCCAACATACACCAATCTATCCCAACAACAAAATGATGAACAGAAACGAATTAAATGAAAGATTGATATGCATGACTGAGATTACCAACGAGAGGAGCAGCTAGCCTGTCTCATGGGGCTCATGGTCATCGACAATTCGACTGCTTCTTTTTATAACAGAAGGATACCGTGGCTTTAATTAGCACAATCTTGGCATGCAAAGACTTGATTTGCAGTCAACTGCACGAAAGATTCCAATCAGGCGCCAGTTTTCTTCAGAAAGGATGCACAATCTGCAGTTGAAGACATGAAGTGTGGAGGACTGCCTAACTCATCGTGATTGTCAGTCAAGTGCTCCACTCGCATGGCTGTGGGTGAAGACGAACGTCGATGGCTTTAGCACTATCTCCACTCCCATGCACTCTGCTTCCCTGTAATGAGTGTTGTATGTACCAGAGTGCGCAAGGTTCAGTCACCCACCTATCCTATCCATCTTTGTCATTTCTTCCTACTGCTTCCCTGGAATTTGTTGTGTAGGATTAAGGTTAGTATTCAGCAGACTTTCCTTGATCAAATACATATGTAATTGTAAAattagtgtagtatatattagTAACATCTGATATTCAGCACACTTTCACTGATCAAAGACATGGAATTGTAAAATTAGTATATATGTACTACTGAATATTTTAGTCTGATGTCCTTTGTCACTTCGCACTGAAGCTTATAGAGCAGATCGAGCAACTACCTAATTCAATCTTAAAAAGATATACAGCTGCTGAACTGAAGTTGTAAATGATTCACTGTAGTTAACAAATCACCATATTAATTCTGCGAGACCAATTCACAAAGTAAGAGTTCTGAAGAAGATTCAGAGTGACAAAAtggttcagagtttcagaaaaaaaaaaaagattgagctTTTGGGATAGTGGTCAAAACCTCAGCGGTAATCCCCAGTCTGGCTGATAGGTGTCGTCGATTCGAAGAAAATTCAGGAGTAGAAGCCTGTTGCAGTGCGGTGGCGTGACGTAGTAGATCGCCGACGAGGAGCAGGTCGGGCTGGTTTCCGGCGATGTGATCGAtcgaggccgcggccgccggatTGATATATTTTCGTGAGATATGGGCCAGAGAAAGCGGAGAAAATCGTCGCTCATCGCTGCATTGGTAGCCGTACGTCGTCCGATCCTGGATGGAGCCCTGAAACCCGGCGCGCATGGCGGATTTGGCATCGGCTAGCACAAGCTCCAGCCGTCACGCTCCAATACGCATCCTCActactgctgccgccgccgccgccgttcgctgGCTCGCCGCAGAGCTGAACAGCCTATCTGATGCCCATATaagaatgcttttttttttggaatcggtTTTGCTATTTCACTTTGCTACAGATTTGTGTCCGTAAAATATTGCATCAAGATTTGTGTTTACATAGATCTAACttgtagttatatttttttctccgggCAACTTGTAGTTATATTAAGTTACAGAACTTAGTTATAGTGCACTTACGCTCTATTACGGTGTATCAAAATTAGATTTTACAACTGTTTTTTCCtctaaatttatgatttttgaaatatttatcCTTTTTTGTTAATTCTTTTAAAATAAGCCATTCATTGGTTGAAAATTCTGTAAGATTTGAAGCTCCAAGTCTATCGAAAGATTAATAGGTAGTCTCATTTTAAATTAGGTCCACATAAACAATGGCCGCTTAGCAAATAAGTCTCTGTTTTCTACCACTATGAtttgttttatataaaaaaaataaaacacatcAACACTATAACTTGCGAGGTGGGTGTAATTTAGTCACTTCTCTTACAAGTTGCATAAATAAGTTACTCAACTTATTTCAGTGGTGGAAATTACATAAATCACGTGTCATGACATCCGTAAATTATAGTTTAGTAAATATGATCAAGTACAATAATTTGTGGTCATCATCACAAAGGGAAATAAAATGCATGTAATCAACTTCGTGGAGTACAGAGCTAGTTGTATATATAGCGAGACATAAAAGATGTAGCTTCAGGCAATCATCCCAGTTGCCAAAGATGTATTGACAAGTACAGAGTCTACAGGGTCCAGTCCACAGACTTATGATTTTGGGATATCTGCAACGTAAGCTCAGCATCAGTTTTCCTGCTTAAATGTTATTTTACTAAGGAAAGAACAATGCACATATAATATGAGAAACAATCTTGGAGATAACAAGGCCATATCGTCCAAAACTAGATTACCTTAGTTGCCACTGAGAAACACCTCTTTGATTTTACTAAGCCTTGCAGCCACTTCTCGCATGTCCATGCGCTCATATGGGGATGTCTTTGTGCAGCAAAGTCCAATGTTTAGTACTGAATTTAGACAACCCAAGACCCTTTCTTTTATACCCACATGTGTTTCTTGTAGTAATTCTGGGTCAACAATCTGCGGTAACCTATCTGGAAAGTTCACCTCGACAAACTTGACAATGTCGAGGCCATCCTTGAACATATCGTCGGTTGGTTTTTTTCGTAAAAATATTTCTAGTAGAACAACCCCAAAGCTAAAGACATCTCCATAGGTCGACACTTCAGCACCTGCAGCATACTCTATGGACCGCCATAGATGGGAACAGTTTACTCGAAATGTTACTATGCTGAAACAATTCACAGTTTAGAGGGAAACACAAACACAATTTGGAAATGAGCATTACCTGGGGCAACATATCCAATGGTTCCCTTTATTGCAGTTGAGTAAATTGAGTTGGAGTCATTGGATCCCATGAAGTCAATTTTGAACCTTGCAAGGCCAAAGTCCCCAACATGAGCTATCATATCGTCATCCAAAAGAATGTTGCTAGGCTTCAGATCACAATGGACAATAGTTTCTTGGTTGTTATGGTGGAGGTACTCAATTGCATCAGCTACATCCACAATGATGCTTAATCTTTGAGCAAGTGTGATCCGGTTACCATGATTTTCCCCGTTGAATTCTTCAGCTCCGGTCGAATGAAGTAATTTATTCAAATCCCCTTGTGGCATGAATTCATACAATAGAGCTTTAAAATCATTTCCATTGGAACTAGTGCTCGCACATGCAGTTAGGATAGGAACTATATTGCGGTGTCGCAATTTTCTTAGTGCATTGCATTCTGTGATGAAGCTCTTTTGTGCTCCCATTGTCTCTAAGTTGAACACTTTCACTGCAACCACCTTTTCGTCCGTAAATTTCCCTTGATACACAGAACTATACCTTCCTCTTCCAATTAAATGTGATGTTGAAAACCCCTCTGTTGCTTTGGCAAGATCATGGTAAGAAACTCTGACAAATTTCCTACCAAATGAGGGTAAATCTATAGAttttctcttctgttttctGTTCAGAAGTAACAAGATAGATATGATCATAGCAAGTGACAACACGCTAGCTAATGGGATGACGATTTTTAGTACAATAGATTGCTTGTGCTTAGTTGAGTCAAAAGGGATGATAGAGCATGCATGTAAATGTAGCTCTGGCACTCCACCACAAAGGGCCTCGTTACCATCAATTTGAATGGCACTTGCATTCTTGAATATTCCTTTTACTGGGACCTCACCTTTAAGATGGTTGAATGAAAGATCTAGTTCCTCGAGAAGTTTGAGGTTGCCAAGAGATGGTGGTATAGATCCTGACAAGTTGTTCTGAGACAAGTTGAGAACTTTTAGGTTGAGTATGTTGCCTAATGTAGTGGGGATGCTTCCGCTAAATATATTCTGATCCAACGTTATTTTTTCCAAGCTTTCACAATTACCTAAAGTGTTAGGAATATCCCCAGATAGCTTATTAGACGAAAGCCTCAAATACGTGAGTTGCTTGGCATCACCTACTTCTATTGGGATACTTCCATCTAGGTTGTTGAAAGATAAATCAATTAGAATCAATGATGGAATTTTGAATATCTCCTTTGGTATCACACCCTGAATATTGTTATATCCAATAGTCAACTGTTGAAGTTTGTGATTTCCCAAGCTTGGCGGTAGATGCCCATAAAACTGATTTGAGTGTAGATAGAGATATACTAATTGAGATAAATTTGAAAGGGATGAAGGTATAATCCCTGTAAAGTTATTGTTATATAAGCCTATTAATTGCAAATTTTGTAGACTGCCGAGCCATTCTGGAAGGACTCCTGAAAAATTATTGCTATCGATTGATATGCTAATCAGGTTGTGAAGGTATTGGAAACCAGGAGGAAAACCCCCTGATAATTGATTTCCTCCCAAAAGTAGTAGTTGAAGCTGAACAGAAAGGTTACCTAATGAACTTGGTACATGGCCTTCTAGACAGTTATCAGATATTGAGAGAAGTGTCAAACCGGTGCAGTTTGCTAAGCTGCTCATGAACTCCCAGTCTTGCTTGTTGCGTGCATGGAGTTGATTTTTTTCAAGATTTAGCCGATATAATTCTGTAAGTTTCCCAATAGTGCCAGGTATGACCCCAGTGAAGTTATTACTTGATATGTCAACATGTTGCAGCTTGGAAGCGTTTCCTAATGAGTTTGGGATATGCCCTCGGAAGAGGTTAGAGTCTAATACAAATAGTTGGATTTGGGGCAGAAAATCAAAGAGATTGGAAGGTATTTCTCCACTTAGATAATTAGAGCTAAAACCAAGACGCACAATAGTAGAAATGTTCAAGATGGCTCGTGGAAACCCACCTGCCAACTTATTCCCATCAGCATAGAGGATCTGTAGCATGGGAAACCCAGCAAACTCATGTGGGATGTTCCCCTTGATACTGTTATCTGCGATGCTAAGCCGTTGTAGCGATGTGATATTGGCAAGAGAGGAGGGGATGGTCCCAGTAATATTATTAGATGTAAGAATCAAATCTTGAAGCCGAGGGGGAAAATTACTGTTGAATTGTCCAACTAAGTGGTTGCGACTGAGCCAAAGAGACTTGAGATTGGAACAGTTTGTAAAGTCAGGTATGTCTCCTTGTAGTGTGTTATTGCTCAAGTAGAGGCTTTCCAGGTGATGCAGATGACCAAGGGACAAAGGGATCTCTCCTCTGAATGAATTGCTGGATAGGGAGAGAAATTTCAGGAATGTCATGTTGCCAAGTGCAGGAGATATTTGCCCTTCTAAACCTCGATTTGTAAGGTTCAGAGAAATGACACGATGTGGAGTTTTAACCCTGCACAAGACACCTTCCCAACTGCAAAAGTAATTGCTGTCATTCCAGGACATCAGGGCTTGCTGTGCATCGAGACTTATTGCTTTTCTGAATTCAAGCAATGAGAGTCGATCTGTCCCGTTCCCATATAATGAATTGCACATGATTTGGACTACACTGCTAGCCATAATCACCAAAAGACACAGTCCAATTATAATGATCTTCATGACCAATTCACCACTGCCAAATCtacatataataaattaaagcaaGATATTACAAAAAGTCCATAATGTGAAGAAatagtttttttcttgtaaaGAAACATGGAAAAATGTCACCTACTCTttccatttaaaaatataagacgTATTAGGTTTCTACATGGTCTGCAACATTGTATTTTAACTATTAGTTTTTATTATAAAGAACTACAAAATTAGCCTCAcgtgaaaatattttcaaatacaaacctAGTGATACTATATACATTCAAATACGAACCTAGTGATACTATATACATGACACTAAACAcatgtatttttatataatttttagccAAAATTTTAAAGTATTGACTTTGTGGAAAACAAGGACACATTGTATTTTCGAACGAAtagaatagtactccctccgtttcatattgtaagtcgtttgactttttttctagccAAACTatattaagtttgactaatttatAGAATAATACAGtattatttttaacacaaaacaaacatattatcaaactatattcaatgttagatttaatgaaactaatttcatattttagatgttgttgAATCTTTCTGTAAACGtggtcaaacttaacaaagtttgactagaaaaattgtcaaatgacttataatatgaaactgagggagtatattactAGTAAAGGTGTTAAAAAGTGTATTCATCTTAATTTGTTAAGAAGTACTTAGTTACCTACATGAGGAATTAATTATGATTCGGATTTGTTTTCCTTTCTAAAGACTTGTGGCCGAGCAAAAGATAATTTGAAAGGAATAACTTTTTTTGCGAGTGTTTTTAGTGTTCAGAACAGTTGCAACAAGCTTAAAATCATATGAAACATATGCATATCGTGGTGggaaaagtatgaattacccccttgaaCTACTAGGATAATACGTATGACCCCCCAAACTACAAACTTAGACATTTGACACCCTGATTCATCAAACCGAACGAATCCCCTCACCCCCTCGTCGGCGAACGCATGTGGCGGGAAAGCATCGACACGATAGCATGCTTGTTGTGCCGTCTACTAGTGAGCTTTGCGTCCTTCCGCTGCCTCCTCGAGCAAGcaccgccaccatctcctcaAGCAAGCTCCACCGCCAGTGCCTCCTCTCTAGCAAGCTCCGtcgtcacctcctcctccagcaaGCTCTGTAGTCACTGCCTCCAGCATGGATATTTGGGGCGGCATCCTCTACCGTAGAGGATGGAGACTACCACCGTCGCCAGCTCCATGGAGGGAGTCACACAGGTTAAAGGATGGAGGTTGTCGCCATCGCCAGCCTATGGAGGGAGTTAGTCCACCGCCCTCTTGCCTGCTCCGTCcagaggtagagagagagagagatcgaaggggaagaaggcagaagaaaagagaagaagggagagaTGTAGCTGACAGTTGGAGCCTACTTATTTGTATAACATTTTTAGCTGACTGGATCGCTAAGtttacgccacgtaggatcaaaaCTACTCTGGAACAGGTTAGGGgtgtaatttgtccggtttgatGAATTGGGGAtgtcaaatttttatttttgtactcTTGCAATATTTCACGGAGGGGGGTAATTCTTACTTTTTCCTATCATGGTGATGAATCTGTGTTAGCAATAGTTGCAATAAACACCTTTTCGGCTGTCACGTAAAACGGTGTATTGCAAatatcaaagaaaaaagaatctaTTCATAGTATCAAGACAATGATTTATCGCCCCGTGGACACATTAGCATTTTTCACTGCATAATGGTTACCTGTAACAGCATGTTTATAAAATCCCAGATATGCACGTCTGTATAGTAAACCGTTTCGTGTAAGGCGGTTAACCTAATATAGCATGGTTTGAGCACCAAAGATTATAAACAGTCCTTCATCCACATGAACTTTTAATATGGTACAAAAACACTACAATCACATCTCGAACACTTGGGACCAAACCATGGCAAGATGTTACCATCACCCCCGTCTTCGTCTGAGGAACTGATCCCTAGTTAATTCAGGTTTTAGATGCAGAGTCTTTTATTTTTGAAACCTAATTAGACGCAGAGTCTTACACTAGCTTGGAAGTACTATGCTCCATAATGGCACATGTGATGAAAAGCAAGCTAACACTGTGTTAGCTCTTTCGGGTTGGGAACCCACGTCTCCTccacacgaaaaacggagcggtccattagcgcgtaattaattaagtattagtatttttttaaaaatagattaatttgatttttgaaagcaactttcgtatagaattttttttaaaaaaaagcaccatttagcagtttgaaaagcgtgaccgtggaaaacgagataggtgagttgggaaagtggGGGAAAGAACTCAGCCAAATTAAATAGTGATACATTTCCTCGGTTCCataagggcaagttttatagtggAGGTGCATGTCACATCTAATTTGGACCATGTCATCTTCTCATTAATTAAGAGGCAACACATACAACACATCACATCTAATACAAAACCCCAATATTAGTCTACTCTCAATTCATCTTTCCCTTTTCTTGAAGATTGTGTAGAGGTTGCCCCTTGCATGAGGGGtggctcattctctctctcccctaacttctctcctccacctcattaTCTAATCTTATGTGGCAAATTTAGGGGCAATATGTAGAggcttatagtacttgccctaataGGTTTGTTTTTAGCTCCTTCCATTTGTCCTAAATAAGTTTAGGGcacctttgaatcaaaggaattatgaaggaatttcataggattgaaatcctataggaaattttcctatgtagccctttgattcaaaggattggagTGTTCCAAATTCTacaaaatttctatggaatggcttattgcatataggttttggaggaaatttagcacgaggtccaacctcttggtaaGAATcatttgagtctatctctctcatccaattcctatgtttttcttgtagtccaatcaaacgatcattcctatgttttgcaatcctctgttttacacttacattcctatcagaatcctatgtttttcctattcctcagttttttttattcctacaaTTCAAAGCGGCCCTTATTTTTAGAGTAATTATTGCATCAGAGTTTGATAAAGTAAGGTTATTGTATTGGGATGTAATAAAGTAAAGTTATCgtagtcttttttttattttatattgatATGTACGTGTAAGAtaggtgaaaaataaacttaacgAGACACAAATATTATGTCAGGGTTAGGCTGTAAAAAATAACAGAATTTTCCGTACTTAATTGTTACCCCTTTTATTAATGTACGTAGTATTATGGAAATGAAATAGCCGCAACAAACAAGCAGAGATGCTTACAGCTAGGTCGGCTGCAGGCTGCCGGCACTCGAATCAAGCTGCCCAATTGTTTAAAGGCGACTGAAGACCTGATTGATTGAatccaaaataacaaattaTTTTGCGGAACaccgatggatcgatcgagcaACAAAACTAGCTTAGTAAAGCAACCGAGGGCAGAATGATGTATACTTGCACGCACGGTACGTGCCTTAATTTATAGGCACAACGAACCAATTGAAACGTAATCTCATCAGTCTACTACTTTAGTGACTGACTTTGCGGGCCTTGCTTCGACGTCGCGATGAGTTGCAGCTTGTACAATAATAAGGTGGTTAGTAGGAAGGCGTCAGACTTGGGTAGTTTGAGATCGACATTAATTTAAGTGGAAGAAGTCGCTGTGAGATTGACTGGCCTCGTCGTTACGTTTACGCTTACAGCTATGAGCTACTtgctccgtttcacaatgtaaattattCTACCATTTTtcacattaatataaatgtaggaaatgttagaataacttacattgtaaaacggagggagtaaaattttaattttataacttaattttatgattttgtacttcttttatcataatttattttacatTATTATTTACTTTTGAATTACTAATTACTCATAAATTAGTCTTTATTTACTAATAAGTCATTCCGATAAGGGTACACGTCGTCAATCGATATTTGCATTGCATGAGGACAACCTAATTAATCAATCGATTGGCAGTCGCGAGTGCATGTTTGGCatccccttttttttatttttggaagaTAGTTAAGAATTATCTTTGCCATGCTTGTAAAAGTAAGTTTCTACCAAATGGTAGGTTTAGAATATActcccttgtttttttttaattcaaacttCATTAATTTTATTGATCATATGTGCTCAAAACAGACAGCTCTTGGTTCTCAAACACCCTCCAGTCTCGTTCGTTTCATCTCCCATTTTCCCAAGCACGAAAGATAAAAAGTACTGCAAACATTTCATCACGATGTAGTACTGTATATCTTGTTGGTTTATATGCTTTAATTCTTTAATACATCGTCTATAATCCCAAATAACAAGATTGTAACAAATTTATAGTTGTATGTATTATGAGGTCTGGAGATGTAATCTattttcattataaaaaaaaagataagatgGTAAGTTTCTGCCCACGGACCACGGTATGTGCTAACACATTGTCATGACTAAGACCATTCTCAACCCAAGACACTaaacatagtttccataaactacacatcatcaagaaactagtactacacactactcttccaatgcaaacactactATTCCAATACTATTACTTATCTCACATGGTGTCTTGGATGTT
The nucleotide sequence above comes from Oryza glaberrima chromosome 11, OglaRS2, whole genome shotgun sequence. Encoded proteins:
- the LOC127755270 gene encoding probable LRR receptor-like serine/threonine-protein kinase At3g47570 — encoded protein: MKIIIIGLCLLVIMASSVVQIMCNSLYGNGTDRLSLLEFRKAISLDAQQALMSWNDSNYFCSWEGVLCRVKTPHRVISLNLTNRGLEGQISPALGNMTFLKFLSLSSNSFRGEIPLSLGHLHHLESLYLSNNTLQGDIPDFTNCSNLKSLWLSRNHLVGQFNSNFPPRLQDLILTSNNITGTIPSSLANITSLQRLSIADNSIKGNIPHEFAGFPMLQILYADGNKLAGGFPRAILNISTIVRLGFSSNYLSGEIPSNLFDFLPQIQLFVLDSNLFRGHIPNSLGNASKLQHVDISSNNFTGVIPGTIGKLTELYRLNLEKNQLHARNKQDWEFMSSLANCTGLTLLSISDNCLEGHVPSSLGNLSVQLQLLLLGGNQLSGGFPPGFQYLHNLISISIDSNNFSGVLPEWLGSLQNLQLIGLYNNNFTGIIPSSLSNLSQLVYLYLHSNQFYGHLPPSLGNHKLQQLTIGYNNIQGVIPKEIFKIPSLILIDLSFNNLDGSIPIEVGDAKQLTYLRLSSNKLSGDIPNTLGNCESLEKITLDQNIFSGSIPTTLGNILNLKVLNLSQNNLSGSIPPSLGNLKLLEELDLSFNHLKGEVPVKGIFKNASAIQIDGNEALCGGVPELHLHACSIIPFDSTKHKQSIVLKIVIPLASVLSLAMIISILLLLNRKQKRKSIDLPSFGRKFVRVSYHDLAKATEGFSTSHLIGRGRYSSVYQGKFTDEKVVAVKVFNLETMGAQKSFITECNALRKLRHRNIVPILTACASTSSNGNDFKALLYEFMPQGDLNKLLHSTGAEEFNGENHGNRITLAQRLSIIVDVADAIEYLHHNNQETIVHCDLKPSNILLDDDMIAHVGDFGLARFKIDFMGSNDSNSIYSTAIKGTIGYVAPEYAAGAEVSTYGDVFSFGVVLLEIFLRKKPTDDMFKDGLDIVKFVEVNFPDRLPQIVDPELLQETHVGIKERVLGCLNSVLNIGLCCTKTSPYERMDMREVAARLSKIKEVFLSGN